The sequence below is a genomic window from Lelliottia sp. JS-SCA-14.
ACCTGAATATGCGCATCCACATACAGACGCGTCAGCAGCGGCGTGGCGATCACCCCCACCAGCGTTGAGACCGACGAGATGGTCACCGATAGCGCCACGTCGCCCTTCGCCAGATAGATCATCACATTCGACGCCGTACCGCTGGCAACGCTGCCCACCAGCACCATCCCGGCAGATAAATCCGGCGGCATTTTAAAGGCCATCGCCAGCAGCCAGGCTGCCAGCGGCATCACCAGGTAGTGCAGGAAAATCCCCGCTGCGACCGGAGCAGGGCGTGACAGCACGCGCTTAAAATCGTCGATTTTCAGATGCACGCCCATGCCGAGCATGATCAGCATCAGTAGCGTCGTGACCCACGGGCCGACGGGGGTAAAGGTCGATGGCGTGTAATAGGCGAGAACAGAGAGCAGCAGCGCCCAGAGCGGGAACAGCCGCGTGATTGCGGATAACATAGTGAATTCCTTGCAGTATTGTCGTTGTGTTATTTAGTTATAAAAAAGCCGGGTTCGAGCCCGGCTATTGGTATTGTTTATCGTGCTAAGGAATTTTATTCAAACAAATTATGGTGAAGTTTCTGCACGACCTGCTCGGCTTCGTGGCCCGGGACCAGGAAGCAGAGGTTGTAGCTGGAGGCGCCGTAGCAAATCATGCGGATGTTGAACGGATCCAGCACGCCAAAGACCTCTTTGCCCACGCCGCAGGCGCGTGACAGCTGGTTGCCGATAATCGCCACCAGGGCCAGGTTCTCTTCGACTTCAACGCGGCACAGGGCAGACAGCTCCATCAGCAGGGATTGCGTCAGCAGGGTATCGCCCGTCGACGTCGAGCCGGTGGTGTCCAGCGTCAGCGCAATGCTCACTTCAGAGGTGGTAATCAGATCCACCGAGATATTGTGGCGCGCCAGAATCCCGAACACTTCCGCGAGGAAACCGCGGGAGTGCAGCATGTTCAGGCTGTGCAGGGTGACCAGGGTTTGCTTACGACGCAGGGCCAGAGCGCGGAACAGCGGTGGATTTTCGGTGCTTTTACACACCAGCGTCCCGCCTGCTTTTGGATCTTTGCTCGAGCCGACAAAGACAGGAATATCGCTGCGCACGGCAGGCAGCAGAGTCGCCGGATGCAGCACTTTCGCGCCGAAGGTCGCCATTTCGGCAGCCTCTTCAAAGGCAATCACATCAATACGTTTTGCGGCAGGTACTACGCGCGGATCGGTGGTGTAGATGCCAGGGACGTCGGTCCAGATATCCACACGGGTGGCGTACAGCGCCTCGCCCAGCAGGGCAGCGGTGTAGTCACTGCCGCCGCGGCCCAGAGTGGTGGTACGGCCTTTGGCTTCGCTACCGATAAAGCCCTGGGTGATGACAATCCCTTCGGCCAGGCGCGGGGCCAGCTGTTGTTTCGACA
It includes:
- the lysC gene encoding lysine-sensitive aspartokinase 3; this encodes MTSFVVAKFGGTSVADYDAMNRSADVVLADPTTRLVVLSASAGVTNLLVALSEGLEATERFVKLDALRKIQFDILERMKNPQVIREEVERLLENITTLAEAASLATSTALTDELVSHGELMSTLLFVEILRERDVLAQWFDVRKIMRTSDRFGRAEPDVATLSELSKQQLAPRLAEGIVITQGFIGSEAKGRTTTLGRGGSDYTAALLGEALYATRVDIWTDVPGIYTTDPRVVPAAKRIDVIAFEEAAEMATFGAKVLHPATLLPAVRSDIPVFVGSSKDPKAGGTLVCKSTENPPLFRALALRRKQTLVTLHSLNMLHSRGFLAEVFGILARHNISVDLITTSEVSIALTLDTTGSTSTGDTLLTQSLLMELSALCRVEVEENLALVAIIGNQLSRACGVGKEVFGVLDPFNIRMICYGASSYNLCFLVPGHEAEQVVQKLHHNLFE